The Ptychodera flava strain L36383 chromosome 3, AS_Pfla_20210202, whole genome shotgun sequence region AATGTAGATCGCGGTAGATAAAGATGTCAAAAGAGATTGTGTCATTAAACACTGAATGATTTACTACTTTCAAATTATGGGCAGTATGAGCGAATTAATTGGACTAGGGTTGTCTACAGAGCAAGATCATTCTTTGACGGTACTAACGGtacaaaaatattctttgagacattaaatgtttactgttttgtttttttatcagTGTCCCGCCGAAACGTGTGATAATTCGACAAGGTCACAACGCTGAAATGTTCTACATAATGATATCTGGTCGAGGTAGGTGGAAATCTGAAAGGGGCTTCACCAACGTGTGCTGAATTTATTTGCTAATATGTAAAACCATGTTAAATGACCTCTTTGTTCATACGTTCAATTTCGTCTGATGTGTTATTTTAAAGTGATAGAGGATAGAAACTGACACACTGTAGCTTTTGtctttgaaagtcatttgtttgaagtgaaACATACTTTTGATCTAATAAAAGCCAACCTGTTGAACGTAACGAAAATTTTTCCCGGTGTTGTAAGAAATAAAAATCCCACATTTATCGTTGTCGCCGCTGTTATTACTACCACTGAAGTTCATTCGCCGAGAGGAACTGACACAGTGCAGAATTTCTGAAAAAGGAAAGCATGTCCAAGAGCAACCGAGTCGTTGGGGCGCTATTTAATCCAGTGAACAGTGTCCCAAAATTTAACAAGTGCGATCCCTGCATTCTTGTTTTCGCAGCCATTGTTACCATAATGGAGACAGATCCCGTCACCAAGGAAACCGCAGCCAGGACGGTCAATATACTGAGACGCGGAGCATGTTTTGGTGAGTTGGCTCTCATCCATCACTCCAAGAGAACGGCGACTGTCACCAGCGACACATTCTGTGAACTAATATCAATAGGACGAGAAGTGAGTTTCTTTATTGTTTTATGGTTTGATTTTACTAACATGATAGCCGACTCATCATGGCTATCCCCATGAGCCTTTGATGACGTCACTGATTGAAGCAAACATTTGATTATTCTTGCTGTTGGCCTGAGGTCGTTGtcatgtcgatttcatctaaaTCTACTTTGCTATAGGATGTCGATATTTGTAATTAAGACAATTGTCAAATAATCTTTTTACAAAAAGCAAAacgaaaaaaatgatgaaatcgaAACAAATGGCTTTAACTCGATTTCTAAGCAGGACGAGGGACACGAAAATGGTTTGGGGCCtagaaattcctgaaatatatTAGTCATGAATTATCACTGTCGCTGTGAGTCTTCACAGAGTTAAGAGaagaacaaaacaacaaaacatttttcaagttgCATTTTATTACTACTTTTGAATTCACATATCGTGTAAGAACGTCCTTCTAATCAGTTCAATGTCAATGTATTTCAGGATTTCCACGATATTTTCATGAGAGTCACGGAACCTGGAAAAGATCCACCTCACATCGAATACCTCAGGTGAGATGCCGCTATGTTATGTGCCTGAATGTACACAAACACGTTTGCGTGTTCCATCACTGGGGCGCCCTCTACTGTGTTTTATGAGTTACATAAtttcatgcaaagttttcaCATCACTCGCAAAGCCAAAACCAGTGTTTCTCACAGAAAGTCGTGCCGGCGTGACTCGAAAGAAGGTTAATTATAACGGAGTAGTAACTTGCCGCTTTTCTCCAATGAATCGACGTATGTATTTAAAACTAACAAACAATTGGTAACTCCAAATGAAACATGATGCGAAAGGCCAAAGTTGTCATGTTCTccgaaaaaattaaaatcgtgCCAAATGAATAATTCAATAAACCAAACAGCCATGCAGTCAATACGCCATTTCTGTCGGTGGAATGTTTCAGCGACGGGACTTATAGCGCCTTGGTCTCATTtagacatttgcataattttctcCCCAAAGAACGCTGCCATTGGTGAAAAATTGGCCTGTGGATCTTCTTTTCGAAGAAACTGAAATGTGTTCTTTTCCACTACTACAAGTAAGGCTTTGTTAGTGTTTGTTAACTTTAACCTGATGGGTTAATGAACCGTCTCGAAGAATTATATTCATGATGATGACTATATGTGACTCAAGTTAAATTGTGATGGATTCACTTGAATAAGAAGCCTTAGATAGCAGACGttgctattttgtgttgctcTTTTGTGAAGTATCTGTCGACGTCATCCGATAGGCGAATTTGATCTAGATATCCAACCACCGATAACTTGTTGTCAGTACGATGCCAGGTCGACACTAATGATGATCCAGTATTCTCACAACTGTACACAAAAATTCATCCACTGAAGCGCGCCCTCCTCTGTAGGATGCATACTGCTCAGGAGGCTCTTCGGTTTCCGCTTTGTGCAGACATGGCATTGACATTCGGacgtgaaaatacttcaacaattctaagatatatttaaactttgaGTAACTTTCAAGTATTGCGTCGTAAATGCCTGTTCAGCGAGTACATACAAAACTAATCGCGAATACGGTTTGAAAAAATACAAGGAACTGTATGTGTTTATTAATTAAataatttacttatttatttatttatttgtttatttatttatcgtCTGTTCTCTATCACACAGGCGAGGTACCGTTATATGCAAAGACAGCAATGATTCAGAGTGGATTTACATCGTCAAATCAGTAAGTGGCTACACTAAACTTTCAAATATCTTTGGATGTGCACaactaatcaatcaatcaatcaatcaggtcaatcaatcaatcaatcaatcaatcaatcgatcaacatcaatcaatcaatcaatcaatcaatcaatcaatcaatcaatcatcaatcaatcaatcaatcaatcagtcttTTGAATCAGCAGACCTAACCGAAGAACATTTGATGCGTCGAGGGTAATTTTTCGAAGATAATTGGTTGTCGATATTTTTGGAGATTTTATAGTTCATCAATAAGCGCAACCTTATCAGCTGACATGTTTACAAGCAGCTTGAAAAGTCATGCCAACATACATCTATGCAAcgaaacaaaaccaaacaaaatatatttgagaGATGAAGAATATTCAAGTTGAAAGTAACATCAGGCGGCCAATTACTTGACTAAAATAGCCAGGCAAAATCGACGCCAGTATCGAGCGAAGACAAAGCTTGGAACATATGCCACATACACCATCGTCTCATGTTTTCTTCGTCAGGGCACTTGCCAAGTCATTAAACAACTAGAAGACGTTCAGCCATTACCGGATGTCTTTCTACGGCGACgaagaagaaacaaaacaacGGAAAGATGGCGACAACTACGCAAGAAACGGCACAAACATAAGTATGTGTCTATCTGTCATATAGTGAAGCCAACAGGCGTTACTGTAATACAACGATCGCAGCGTAACATAGTGTAAAATTTTTGCCTTGCCAGATGCTTTGAGAGCGTACTTCTGTATTAATGGttttgtgaatatatatatatatatatataactatatataatatatatatattatataataatatgtgtgtgtgtgtgtgtgtgtgtgtgtgtgtgtgtgtgtgtgtgtattgtcTATTATCTGCTGACTATTGATCTGTCTTTGTTTATATCTACATAGTTTCCATAAGTTTGTATTTTACATatgtttacatatatatatatatatatatattatatatatatatatatctatatattataatatatagatatatacatatatatctggTGCTGTTGTGTgtattgtgtgtgtatgtgtgtgtgttcatcTATATGTTTACATCTTCTATATGTGTGGATGTATAATTGAAATTTTAGCATTAACAAAAATCAAGTATTTGGAAACACGTACTGTATAATGCATCTGTTATGATAGTTTCTCTCGAATCCCGTCTTCCTTACACACAGGACCCAAGATTGACAATGGCCGACGACGAACGAAGTCAACACCGGCATCCATCGATAATCTCCACCTCCCGGATATTTTCAACCCGAACGCAAGCATGAGGTCGGTAAGGTCAGAGTCGACAAGTGGCCTTAACGCCAGGTCAGAGGTCACGAGGTCATCCGGGACCGTCAAAAAACCTAGAAGGTCGATATTAATGACAGAGTATCTGAGGAAGGAAAACACCATGCTATCGAGGGAAGGCAGGACGAGGAGGCCATCGGATACGAGATCTGTGACGGAGTATCTTCGGAGGGAGAACACGATGTTTCCCGATGTTAGCCGACGCAGGATCCCTTCAGACACCAGATCAGTGTCGGATTATCTCCGGAAGGAAAATACCTCCTTATCCGACGTTAGCCGACTGTCAGTCTCCGACTTGACCGACATACATTccatttcaacaaatatgaaaacaatgagATCAGTAAGTAACAACATCACATCAGTGAATCAGTCAATctatcgatcaatcaatcaatcaatcaatcaatatcgTAGAGTCTGTGATTATCACATATACTTATTGCAGCAGCTATCGAGTCATACAGAGTACATATTAGTTATCGTTTTTTTCAgcgtttaaatttattcatgaaataACAAACTTACACAAAATAAGTTTGCCTCTACCTGAGAAGTCACGTGTCATCATGGCTGTAACTAATCACAACAGACACCAACAACCACGAAATatctgtataatatatatatatatatatatatatatatatatatatatatatatatatattatatatattattatgttATCACGTCTTATTGACTACATcgcttttcataattttattcagCGGAGTGATACATCGCGGAAGGATGTTTTCGTTCAACTTGAAATTCTACACAGCGGTCAAGTATTTGTGAGTATTTAATACACACTAGTGACATTCACCTTCGATCAAATGAGAGCATAAACTTACGTGTATATTGGAATTCATCTCAGTCTATGTCTAAGTGAAAGTGCACGTAAAAATAACGCTTTCATTCGTCCACGTGCCATTCACCTGGACCCttataaaacaaataattacacgGATATATGACCATCATATACACACCCTCAGTAAGTAACCAACTAGACCATCttatacatttatttcaatcgtTCAATCTCTCCTGATAGACATGTTATTGTGTAACTGACAGACTTACTCACTTACTGTATTACAATTGTCTGACCTATCCGCCATATATGCTAACATCTGAACTTGTATCTTGCCCATCCATCATTTCGGTATACCCAGGAATCTAGTACGTGATACGAGCAAAATTAGACTCATATGTACCTGGCCGCACCCTAGGTTCAAGATTTTAAGATTTTAAGTATACAAGGTGATGATTTTGGGAGGTAAatgaaaaaaagcaaaacagaaCCTAAACATGCATAACGACTGTGACCACGCATTGAGAAACCAACAAACATGAATTTGTAATATGTAACCAAACCAAAGAAAACGAAACGAAACAAagtcaaacaaaacaaagtcaAACAACAAACTAAATACAGCACCAAACGATCACTAGCACCATTCTTTGGCATAAACtgcagcaattacagtggttaTGAAGGCCGCGTCACAGTTGCCAggactgttttgattttttgtcatATCCACCAATCACAATAGTTTTGCTGTGGTCTATTGCAGGGATTGACTAATATGTGCTATGATACCGGACTGATAGATTCCCAACAGCCGTCTGTGAGTCTGGTAAGTTTTTGCGTAATTTCATGACGAAAAGACAGCCCGACGGAGGGATGTTAGTAAACAAatgtacacattttaaataaaagTAACACTAAGCCCGGATCTTATTGTTTAAAAGTTTCTATGGTATTATTCGGAAAACTGCTCTGAAACACGAATTCTTTGTCTCTAGGAACCCATCTGTTTTTAGAAGTAAACTAAAGTGGTCGCTGGTATATCTATGGTACTTTTGTTGAAATCGATTTTCGTTTACTAAGTGGCTCACCTCAATCCAATTAATTCTGATATTATTTGGTCACATGACAAGGCTTCTTTGGGTTTGTTTCAGGTGAGCCGGGGAGCTGAGTGCTTGATGCTGAACAAGAAGTTCTTTTTTGACAACCTCAGCGAAGCACAGCGGGTCAACCTCAAGTCTATAGTCCGTCCATACCCGCTGCAGGAGACTTTGCAGGAACGCTTACAAGACCTCGTCAACTGGCAGCTATACAAACAGCACACATTGAACAAAATCGTCACGgaacatttgaaaattatgacGTAACACTTTCTGGACATCCGGGTACTATAAAGAGCCGATTCCGTCGCTAGTCTGTACTGATATTCCACATTTACAATGGATGCCGTTAATGGTGATCGATTTTTCTACAACTAccatgtctgtgtctgtctacTTGGATGTCTCTCGTTCTGTCTTTAGCTCTGTCTGTTCGTCTCCTCGTTCGTTCATTTACCTTGTTTGTTTCACGTCTTTTCAGTAACAACGGCGACAATGGCATTAGCTAACACAATGTTCTTTTTTACCTCGAAAAAATACTATTCACAGTTTTATCACCCAAAATTCCATAAACTTGGGAAGAGAGAACATACACCTCAATAGTTCAACCTACAAGTCGGAGTACAACGACCATCACCCTTTCACTACCGATATGCACAATCGGCTGACAGTCTCAGTGAGCCTATACCTTCACAAAGTATAAATAGATATCATCAAAGGAAACTGTAAACGAAAGTTTCCTTTTCGTTTGCATGGCCAGAACGAAATCAACAGTGCCAGGACATGCTTCAAGTCGTACTCCTATCGCATGTCCTAACGACACGAAAACAATATTTGAGACAATTATTTCAATGGTGGAATCAGTGTAGTTTTCTCCTGAGTCGTTTTCTAATAATAACGTGAACAGATTGATATGAAAGCACAGCCGACAGGACCAATGTCTTATTTGGTTTTATGACCATGGCATATATTCTGTGGCGCAAATTTCAAAGTGTATTCAATCATATCGTAACGTGACGTTGCTTGATCCTTTTCACACCATTGACTAACTAGACGATCAAAACtttgtacaaaatgtcaaaCGTGACCAATATCTGAAGTAGTTTCctaatagtccagtcaaaatagggttagacccaccacaaattgcaacagaatttttttcttcaaaatgcattttagagaggtacccagaacaacatattaaaagtttactcgaatccaccttggggaaatatgtctaatttgcataaatcaaatatggcggccaaccatctgacaaaataacataattggctatatatcacatgttaaacaagctatttcagtgatttcaaagtctgacactagttattaggctcagggaatcattttggaggtataatgtttcatataggcacttcattaatttgcataattccaatatggcggccaacattcctacaaaagacattttcggtcatatactacgtattaaacaagctatttcagtgattttaaagttaaaagtatatttctttggcatggacaaatgattttcgagatgcaatgatttgcataggtaatttgttaatttgcataagtccaatatggtggccaacattcctacaaagacattgtcggtcatataccacgcattaaacaagctatttcagtgattttaaacttttaatatttttttggtatgaagaaacacttttagtggttcaatttttacaaggaacctttgataatttgcataaattaaatatgactGCTATATTAATGCCCcatggcttaatagcttctattataaataagggtttggtatagtgtttagcactaggaaactatcaagaagaaattGTTAAGTCCTTCGacattcatttttagctcatatttggtattgatataaataccaaaaagagcttatatggtgagtctatggcgtctgtatgtctgtatgtaggtatgtatatgcggatgtatgtccgtcacaccaAAGGCTCCTATACCGCCAAAGCtgccatctcagtatttggtgtacaggtagatgcaggggtcgAGATGTTACGTTGTTTAAGtgcttaaaatatgcaaatgaagtcagaaaaagggaaaatcctgcaaatgtgcaggagtggtggcaataactgaaacagcgcacacatctgagtaagaggtttttgacctttaacctatttgtatgcagggtacctattatgtgcgagagtggtggcagtaactgaaacagcttattattcatttcctgtgattgtttatgaactgtgacatattaacagacctgctcaaaccatggatgtctatttttgtacatccatggttgaaacattctctgctatgcatgttgctaaagttgacctccagtacctaaagtttcagacgttatttacttttgtcattcttgttttctggtttaaatatttcttgttgtttttctggttgtgcagaaatcattgtcataacatcaacgtagaattttcctgcactgaacagatagaaacaacacttattgttgatctttggtatgtaccaattctgatcaaatgtgagcgacaccgtataattgcggtatttttaaaattttaatttatctatatatgacgactgttaatgattgttagtcttctgaataatatattctctttctgagtataacattggattcatctgtgtacggcattttcgtaatttgtattggtgtttaacactgtacagtgtcaaaacatgtaatctgtaatgtttactgttaaaaaaagacgtgttcaaaatctttagtttttaatttagactgaacccccttcttatggatgggtgcatctttataagatccctaGATgacaggcaagaagtcatcacacataacagcaaaaatacaataaacacaacaaagctaaaaaacagaaaaaatgatatgaccaaaataaaaaatgccataatacacacaaattgaaacttagcactattgcaaacaatgtcagattcataaaaactttatggaACATAGactcaaaaaaatctgaaaactgcatgctttagcaaaggcttaaaattaatccaaaaacagaatccaactattacacaatacaaacaagtacatcttgagtcatttttccaagtgtcatttttccagatgtacatgcttgtatcgtgtaacagttggattctgttgggctgatgagttgtttgaattaattttaagcctttcttaagcatgcaattttcaattttttgtgagtttatgtgttgatcaagtttttaagagtctgacattttttgcatcagaattttattgcaaaacaaaatagttgttttgttatatagcatttaaaaaacaatgtgaaaatttcagaaaatttgacccagccagactagagttatattctttgcaaatcttgaaattcggataaaagggaagcagaaaatcgagtgatttgcataaatttgcataaattaccccttctatatcatgaacttacgactgcttgccaagctaaaaggtgagcCTAACCAAATTTTAATCTtcggttaacaaattaatcaaattggatgaatatttgcaaaaaattattttgagcaaaatacgctgcatTGGGTGCAGTGCCTTCTTAACAGTTTTTTCGTGATATTCCGATTGCTAAAATCTCTACAGAACCTTATTTATATAAGAAGCTATTTggtcattaatttggcagccatatttaatttctgaaacttatcaaagtgtcttttaaaacattgaaccgcaaaaggtgtttcttcatgctcaagaaatatatttaaacttcaaaatggctgaaatagattgttcaatacatgatatatgacagaaaatgtcttttgtaggtatattggccgccctattggatttatgcaaattaacgaagtgccaaggcaaatcattgcacctcaaaaatcatttgtccatgccaaagaaatatacttttaactttgaaatcacagaaatagcttgtttaaccctttgactgctgttattatttacacaaaaattttaatgcaatattttaccaatttgtgttaacttttctgtacgttttttcataattttttaccaaatggatatcatttttaaGGAgccacatttttttttcaaaattttggcaaaaaccagaaaaattgactgtgataCATTTTATATAGTTGACaataatagactttggcgccaaaagggttaatacgtggtatatgacagaaaatgtcttttgtatgtatgttggcaaccctattggatttatgcaaattaacgaaatacctaagtatgcaaatcattgcatctcgaaaattgtttgtccatgccaaagaaatatacttttaactttgaaatcacagaaatggcttgcttaaccctttgactgctgtaattctttacacaacattttttatgcaatattttaccaatttctgcgaACTTTTCTGTaggttttttcataatttttgaccaaatggatatcatttttcatcagctacatttttatcaaaattttggcaaaaggcAGAAAAAATGACTGTGGTTCATTTTATAAAGCTGACAAATATAGAccttggcgcccaaagggttaatacgtggtatatgacagaaaatgtcttatgtaggtatgttggccaccatattggatttatgcaaattatcaaattacctatgcaaatcattgcatctcgaaaatcatttgtccatgcctaagaagtatacttttaactttaaaattactgaaagagcttgtttaatatgtggtatatgaccaaaaatgtcttttgtaggaatgttggccgccatattggaattatgcaaattaatgaagtgcctatatgaaacattatacctccaaaatgattccctgagcctaataactagtgtcagactttgaaatcactgaaatagcttgtttaatatgtgatatatggccaattatgctattttgtcggatggctggcagccatatttgatttatgcaaattagacatatttccccaaggtggattcgagtaaacttttaatatgttgttctgggtacctcactaaaatgcattctgaagaaaaaaattctgttgcaatttgtggtgggttaggtgccaaaatctcgtagattgactgacTATAAAGCTTCTGATTGGTTAATTCGGCCTACACGAGGTTAACGTGTGACCAAAGTCCTGATAACTTCAACACTATCTACATCGCGGTGTATGCCGTGTACTTACTCGTGTCAAGAAAAGCGACATTTATTTTTCGAAATCATTGTCAAGTTCTGTGCCAAACAGGTGACAGTGACGTCATGCTATGTATTTGATATGAGATTGTCTTCATTTAAAGCTGACATATTAAAGTGTGGCAAAATGGCCGTTTGGAGTAGTTCAAGGATCGAATTCTGTAAAATATCTAAGCTAGCTACGGTCTTATATTATAGCAAATTTGACCCTAAGAATGTCGGTGAGATGACGAAGATGATTTGCACATGTTGCATGGACTTTGAAGGTTTTGGCAAACAGAGGCTGTTTGtaatatcatcaagtttgggGTTTGGTTTGGGGACTATCATAGGGTGTCATTTACGGCTGAAAGTTTGCAAGGGGGCGCTATTCGTTGAAACGAATGATACTCCCATTGATTGACTGAACAGCGACTCGCATGCTGCCATTAGCAGTGTTTCAAGTATACTCTGCTCATGCGGCAGACACCAGGGAACCCATCATCTCCGGCGGCGTGCTCAGGCTGAACCCGGCGCCTTACTTCGGGGTGTAAAGCGCCCTCTACCACGACGTAGTAGTGACGTCGACCGTGACGACAAGTCGAGAATATACAACTCGTTAGGAAATGATATTGTCGTCGACTATTAAACGGACGACTTTCAGAAATTCTCTAACTTTAAACAGAGATTGAATGTCGATAATAACAATATGTCAGGGAAAAATACGTTAGTTACTTTTAAGCTTTGTATACTTTTCAAACCTCATTTCGATTGTACATATCAACGTTATATTCTGTATTTTATAGTCTTCTAcgagaaataaatatataaattgcTCTTATTTCTTGTCTCAGGGGAAAATATCTAATTTACATAACTTGGTCCACAGTGGCATTATTGTCTGCCACTCATCTCTTGTTCAAACATATTTTATGGCTTAGTGTAGCTTGTTTTCAATTTGGTTTATGTTGCCAGTCGTAATTAAGGAATCGTTTCTGaactttttataattttttcatatctATCAGTCATGTTTACTTTCAAAAGTCGGTCAgacaaaaatactttgaaagcgtgtttttattttcatcaaaaccTGTTCTCCAGAAATGAAAAGAGAAGTCAACAGCAAACACACGATACAATGTACAAATTTAGAGTTGACATGGACACACGTACAGGAAACACTATGGTGGGAGACAGCAATGTGGGCTTCTGTCATGGGGCTTTATAAGAAATCAAAAACACTCGCATTAAAACACAATTATCCAATTCCGTTTTACAATATAACTTCTTTATTTTCCCTTTCGTTGCATGTACGAATACAGTTTCCGATAAACATCGTCCAGAATAACCGCGTTCCTGCTTACACAGTTTCACACCTGACCATAAATTAAATCGTGACAGGTCAGATCTGGTAGTGCACAGCAAAACCAGCAATAAAAATATAGAATCATCTGAAGAAATTCGAAAACAGGACATTCGAAAGCGTCAAACAAAGTGGAAAAACAACACAATAGACTCAGGATAGCAATCTAAAATGTGTAAATAAAGCAATTTTGCCACCGTTACAATAATTTCGCCGAAAAAAAGGcgaaaaaacacaacaacagaCCATTATTGATTGAAGAGTGTAATCTGCTGGCAGTTGAACTAGGCAGATACATTGGTTCTGAGAGAATAAAGTCAACTTGACTTTATTCTCCCAGAACCAATGTATAGGTTTGAGGCCTATTCTAGGATCTGCCTCAA contains the following coding sequences:
- the LOC139127099 gene encoding uncharacterized protein — its product is METDPVTKETAARTVNILRRGACFGELALIHHSKRTATVTSDTFCELISIGREDFHDIFMRVTEPGKDPPHIEYLRTLPLVKNWPVDLLFEETEMCSFPLLQARYRYMQRQQ
- the LOC139130214 gene encoding uncharacterized protein — its product is MRSVRSESTSGLNARSEVTRSSGTVKKPRRSILMTEYLRKENTMLSREGRTRRPSDTRSVTEYLRRENTMFPDVSRRRIPSDTRSVSDYLRKENTSLSDVSRLSVSDLTDIHSISTNMKTMRSRSDTSRKDVFVQLEILHSGQVFGLTNMCYDTGLIDSQQPSVSLVSRGAECLMLNKKFFFDNLSEAQRVNLKSIVRPYPLQETLQERLQDLVNWQLYKQHTLNKIVTEHLKIMT